One Theropithecus gelada isolate Dixy chromosome 20, Tgel_1.0, whole genome shotgun sequence DNA segment encodes these proteins:
- the SNN gene encoding stannin — protein sequence MSIMDHSPTTGVVTVIVILIAIAALGALILGCWCYLRLQRISQSEDEESIVGDGETKEPFLLVQYSAKGPCVERKAKLMTPNGPEVHG from the coding sequence ATGTCTATTATGGACCACAGCCCCACCACGGGTGTGGTCACAGTCATCGTCATCCTCATTGCCATCGCGGCCCTGGGGGCCTTGATCCTGGGCTGCTGGTGCTACCTGCGGCTGCAGCGCATCAGCCAGTCAGAGGACGAGGAGAGCATCGTGGGGGATGGGGAGACCAAGGAACCCTTCCTGCTGGTGCAGTATTCGGCCAAGGGACCGTGCGTGGAGAGAAAGGCCAAGCTGATGACTCCCAACGGCCCGGAAGTCCACGGCTGA